The following coding sequences are from one Acipenser ruthenus chromosome 7, fAciRut3.2 maternal haplotype, whole genome shotgun sequence window:
- the LOC117415931 gene encoding pleckstrin homology domain-containing family G member 2-like isoform X4 has product MAASEPLAGGSCTSVNTVCSDSDRPVSLSSSASSASFGSGGSLGGSLPYGSTPQYPTPQRNGSDISLDLTPVSQLELRPAGVLPRHPPSPWASQQEGRAKLTREERVVLEIVETEQAYVRDLKNIVEDYLGCLIDCGDLPLKPDEVSTLFCNIEDIYEFNSELLEDLERCSHAADIAECFVERSEAFDIYTLYCMNYPNSVAVLRECMKTESLVRFFRERQTSLSHSLPLETYLLKPVQRILKYHLLLQELLKHFDKSRPGYEVIEEALITMTAVAWYINDMKRKQEHAVRLQEIESVLLNWAGPDLSGFGELVLEGTFRVQRVKKERAFFLFDKMLLIAKKRGDSFIYSTHIFCCNLLLSENLKDSLSFKVSDQTIPKQQYIVQTRNQEEKRLWLHFLKRMIVENHPASLPQKARQVLGDNCSPYPQAMQFNSETLRKPAPSPRLGDCRGYHRGRRQSEPPEFMCSPEKTRSYVPLLNLEGSTPYRRGRRRSAPAKEIEKAFQQNLKLKVRTFNTSDET; this is encoded by the exons ATGGCTGCTTCCGAACCACTGGCCGGAGGGAGCTGCACATCGGTCAACACGGTCTGCTCGGACAGTGACCGTCCGGTCAGCCTcagctcctctgcctcctccgccTCCttcgggagcggggggtccctgGGAGGGTCTCTCCCCTACGGCAGCACCCCACAGTACCCCACGCCCCAGCGCAACGGCAGCGACATCAGCCTGGACCTTACCCCCGTGTCCCAGCTGGAGCTGAGGCCGGCAGGGGTCCTCCCCAGACATCCCCCCTCTCCCTGGGCCAGCCAGCAGGAGGGCCGGGCCAAGCTGACCAGGGAGGAGAGGGTGGTGCTGGAGATCGTGGAGACGGAGCAGGCCTATGTACGGGACTTGAAGAACATTGTGGAG GACTATTTGGGATGCCTTATAGACTGTGGAGACCTGCCATTGAAGCCAGATGAAGTCAGCACGCTGTTCTGCAACATAGAAGATATTTATGAGTTCAACAG CGAGCTCTTGGAGGATCTGGAGAGATGCAGCCATGCAGCGGACATCGCGGAGTGCTTCGTTGAGAGG AGCGAAGCCTTTGACATTTATACGCTGTACTGCATGAACTACCCCAA ctCGGTGGCAGTGTTACGGGAGTGCATGAAGACTGAAAGCCTGGTGCGTTTCTTCCGTGAGCGTCAGACCAGCCTGTCCCACTCCCTGCCCCTGGAGACCTACCTGCTGAAGCCAGTGCAGCGGATCCTCAAATACCACCTCCTGCTGCAG gagCTGTTGAAGCACTTTGATAAGAGTCGGCCGGGCTATGAGGTCATCGAGGAGGCTCTTATCACCATGACAGCAGTGGCCTGGTACATCAACGACATGAAGAGGAAGCAGGAGCATGCTGTCAGACTGCAG GAGATCGAGAGCGTCCTGTTGAACTGGGCCGGTCCGGACCTCAGCGGCTTTGGAGAGCTGGTTCTGGAGGGGACCTTCCGGGTCCAGCGGGTCAAGAAAGAGCGAGCCTTCTTCCTCTTCGATAAGATGCTCCTGATCGCCAAGAAGAGAGGAGACAGCTTCATCTACAGCACCCACATCTTC TGCTGTAACCTCCTGCTGTCTGAGAACCTGAAAGACTCTCTGAGCTTCAAAGTGTCGGACCAGACCATCCCCAAGCAGCAGTACATTGTGCAG ACGAGGAACCAGGAGGAGAAGCGACTGTGGCTGCACTTCCTGAAGAGGATGATCGTGGAAAAccaccctgcctccctcccacaGAAG GCCAGACAAGTACTGGGAGACAACTGCTCACCAT ATCCACAAGCCATGCAGTTCAACTCCGAGACCCTCAGGAAACCCGCCCCCTCTCCCCGATTGGGCGATTGCAGGGGTTACCACAGAGGGAGACGCCAATCAG AGCCTCCTGAGTTTATGTGCAGCCCAGAGAAGACCAGGAGTTATGTCCCTCTGCTCAATCTAGAGGGGAGCACTCCGTACCGGAGAGGCAGGAGGCGATCTG CTCCAGCGAAGGAGATAGAGAAAGCATTTCAGCAGAACT TGAAACTGAAGGTAAGGACTTTCAAcacttcagatgagacgtaa
- the LOC117415931 gene encoding pleckstrin homology domain-containing family G member 2-like isoform X2, with translation MPEWAHRLGEKKPSKQAPPRPSSVSSLGGIVARMAASEPLAGGSCTSVNTVCSDSDRPVSLSSSASSASFGSGGSLGGSLPYGSTPQYPTPQRNGSDISLDLTPVSQLELRPAGVLPRHPPSPWASQQEGRAKLTREERVVLEIVETEQAYVRDLKNIVEDYLGCLIDCGDLPLKPDEVSTLFCNIEDIYEFNSELLEDLERCSHAADIAECFVERSEAFDIYTLYCMNYPNSVAVLRECMKTESLVRFFRERQTSLSHSLPLETYLLKPVQRILKYHLLLQELLKHFDKSRPGYEVIEEALITMTAVAWYINDMKRKQEHAVRLQEIESVLLNWAGPDLSGFGELVLEGTFRVQRVKKERAFFLFDKMLLIAKKRGDSFIYSTHIFCCNLLLSENLKDSLSFKVSDQTIPKQQYIVQTRNQEEKRLWLHFLKRMIVENHPASLPQKARQVLGDNCSPYPQAMQFNSETLRKPAPSPRLGDCRGYHRGRRQSEPPEFMCSPEKTRSYVPLLNLEGSTPYRRGRRRSAPAKEIEKAFQQNLKLKVRTFNTSDET, from the exons ATGCCTGAGTGGGCGCACCGACTCGGTGAAAAGAAACCCAGTAAACAAG ctCCCCCTCGCCCCTCCTCTGTTTCCTCTCTGGGTGGTATCGTCGCTAGAATGGCTGCTTCCGAACCACTGGCCGGAGGGAGCTGCACATCGGTCAACACGGTCTGCTCGGACAGTGACCGTCCGGTCAGCCTcagctcctctgcctcctccgccTCCttcgggagcggggggtccctgGGAGGGTCTCTCCCCTACGGCAGCACCCCACAGTACCCCACGCCCCAGCGCAACGGCAGCGACATCAGCCTGGACCTTACCCCCGTGTCCCAGCTGGAGCTGAGGCCGGCAGGGGTCCTCCCCAGACATCCCCCCTCTCCCTGGGCCAGCCAGCAGGAGGGCCGGGCCAAGCTGACCAGGGAGGAGAGGGTGGTGCTGGAGATCGTGGAGACGGAGCAGGCCTATGTACGGGACTTGAAGAACATTGTGGAG GACTATTTGGGATGCCTTATAGACTGTGGAGACCTGCCATTGAAGCCAGATGAAGTCAGCACGCTGTTCTGCAACATAGAAGATATTTATGAGTTCAACAG CGAGCTCTTGGAGGATCTGGAGAGATGCAGCCATGCAGCGGACATCGCGGAGTGCTTCGTTGAGAGG AGCGAAGCCTTTGACATTTATACGCTGTACTGCATGAACTACCCCAA ctCGGTGGCAGTGTTACGGGAGTGCATGAAGACTGAAAGCCTGGTGCGTTTCTTCCGTGAGCGTCAGACCAGCCTGTCCCACTCCCTGCCCCTGGAGACCTACCTGCTGAAGCCAGTGCAGCGGATCCTCAAATACCACCTCCTGCTGCAG gagCTGTTGAAGCACTTTGATAAGAGTCGGCCGGGCTATGAGGTCATCGAGGAGGCTCTTATCACCATGACAGCAGTGGCCTGGTACATCAACGACATGAAGAGGAAGCAGGAGCATGCTGTCAGACTGCAG GAGATCGAGAGCGTCCTGTTGAACTGGGCCGGTCCGGACCTCAGCGGCTTTGGAGAGCTGGTTCTGGAGGGGACCTTCCGGGTCCAGCGGGTCAAGAAAGAGCGAGCCTTCTTCCTCTTCGATAAGATGCTCCTGATCGCCAAGAAGAGAGGAGACAGCTTCATCTACAGCACCCACATCTTC TGCTGTAACCTCCTGCTGTCTGAGAACCTGAAAGACTCTCTGAGCTTCAAAGTGTCGGACCAGACCATCCCCAAGCAGCAGTACATTGTGCAG ACGAGGAACCAGGAGGAGAAGCGACTGTGGCTGCACTTCCTGAAGAGGATGATCGTGGAAAAccaccctgcctccctcccacaGAAG GCCAGACAAGTACTGGGAGACAACTGCTCACCAT ATCCACAAGCCATGCAGTTCAACTCCGAGACCCTCAGGAAACCCGCCCCCTCTCCCCGATTGGGCGATTGCAGGGGTTACCACAGAGGGAGACGCCAATCAG AGCCTCCTGAGTTTATGTGCAGCCCAGAGAAGACCAGGAGTTATGTCCCTCTGCTCAATCTAGAGGGGAGCACTCCGTACCGGAGAGGCAGGAGGCGATCTG CTCCAGCGAAGGAGATAGAGAAAGCATTTCAGCAGAACT TGAAACTGAAGGTAAGGACTTTCAAcacttcagatgagacgtaa
- the LOC117415931 gene encoding pleckstrin homology domain-containing family G member 2-like isoform X3 encodes MLSAPPRPSSVSSLGGIVARMAASEPLAGGSCTSVNTVCSDSDRPVSLSSSASSASFGSGGSLGGSLPYGSTPQYPTPQRNGSDISLDLTPVSQLELRPAGVLPRHPPSPWASQQEGRAKLTREERVVLEIVETEQAYVRDLKNIVEDYLGCLIDCGDLPLKPDEVSTLFCNIEDIYEFNSELLEDLERCSHAADIAECFVERSEAFDIYTLYCMNYPNSVAVLRECMKTESLVRFFRERQTSLSHSLPLETYLLKPVQRILKYHLLLQELLKHFDKSRPGYEVIEEALITMTAVAWYINDMKRKQEHAVRLQEIESVLLNWAGPDLSGFGELVLEGTFRVQRVKKERAFFLFDKMLLIAKKRGDSFIYSTHIFCCNLLLSENLKDSLSFKVSDQTIPKQQYIVQTRNQEEKRLWLHFLKRMIVENHPASLPQKARQVLGDNCSPYPQAMQFNSETLRKPAPSPRLGDCRGYHRGRRQSEPPEFMCSPEKTRSYVPLLNLEGSTPYRRGRRRSAPAKEIEKAFQQNLKLKVRTFNTSDET; translated from the exons ATGTTATCAG ctCCCCCTCGCCCCTCCTCTGTTTCCTCTCTGGGTGGTATCGTCGCTAGAATGGCTGCTTCCGAACCACTGGCCGGAGGGAGCTGCACATCGGTCAACACGGTCTGCTCGGACAGTGACCGTCCGGTCAGCCTcagctcctctgcctcctccgccTCCttcgggagcggggggtccctgGGAGGGTCTCTCCCCTACGGCAGCACCCCACAGTACCCCACGCCCCAGCGCAACGGCAGCGACATCAGCCTGGACCTTACCCCCGTGTCCCAGCTGGAGCTGAGGCCGGCAGGGGTCCTCCCCAGACATCCCCCCTCTCCCTGGGCCAGCCAGCAGGAGGGCCGGGCCAAGCTGACCAGGGAGGAGAGGGTGGTGCTGGAGATCGTGGAGACGGAGCAGGCCTATGTACGGGACTTGAAGAACATTGTGGAG GACTATTTGGGATGCCTTATAGACTGTGGAGACCTGCCATTGAAGCCAGATGAAGTCAGCACGCTGTTCTGCAACATAGAAGATATTTATGAGTTCAACAG CGAGCTCTTGGAGGATCTGGAGAGATGCAGCCATGCAGCGGACATCGCGGAGTGCTTCGTTGAGAGG AGCGAAGCCTTTGACATTTATACGCTGTACTGCATGAACTACCCCAA ctCGGTGGCAGTGTTACGGGAGTGCATGAAGACTGAAAGCCTGGTGCGTTTCTTCCGTGAGCGTCAGACCAGCCTGTCCCACTCCCTGCCCCTGGAGACCTACCTGCTGAAGCCAGTGCAGCGGATCCTCAAATACCACCTCCTGCTGCAG gagCTGTTGAAGCACTTTGATAAGAGTCGGCCGGGCTATGAGGTCATCGAGGAGGCTCTTATCACCATGACAGCAGTGGCCTGGTACATCAACGACATGAAGAGGAAGCAGGAGCATGCTGTCAGACTGCAG GAGATCGAGAGCGTCCTGTTGAACTGGGCCGGTCCGGACCTCAGCGGCTTTGGAGAGCTGGTTCTGGAGGGGACCTTCCGGGTCCAGCGGGTCAAGAAAGAGCGAGCCTTCTTCCTCTTCGATAAGATGCTCCTGATCGCCAAGAAGAGAGGAGACAGCTTCATCTACAGCACCCACATCTTC TGCTGTAACCTCCTGCTGTCTGAGAACCTGAAAGACTCTCTGAGCTTCAAAGTGTCGGACCAGACCATCCCCAAGCAGCAGTACATTGTGCAG ACGAGGAACCAGGAGGAGAAGCGACTGTGGCTGCACTTCCTGAAGAGGATGATCGTGGAAAAccaccctgcctccctcccacaGAAG GCCAGACAAGTACTGGGAGACAACTGCTCACCAT ATCCACAAGCCATGCAGTTCAACTCCGAGACCCTCAGGAAACCCGCCCCCTCTCCCCGATTGGGCGATTGCAGGGGTTACCACAGAGGGAGACGCCAATCAG AGCCTCCTGAGTTTATGTGCAGCCCAGAGAAGACCAGGAGTTATGTCCCTCTGCTCAATCTAGAGGGGAGCACTCCGTACCGGAGAGGCAGGAGGCGATCTG CTCCAGCGAAGGAGATAGAGAAAGCATTTCAGCAGAACT TGAAACTGAAGGTAAGGACTTTCAAcacttcagatgagacgtaa
- the LOC117415931 gene encoding mucin-2-like isoform X1: MSVFSQRDSWTAVKLKHAGSEGELHPAFDPVCSSISTSTLASSVIEVETRGRDEEEEEEEEEERPTLSITEEILEFINQSRARDLGEAGGEETAQLPEGHLQVDPMLEEESSADLGATALGMNKEDLRPSLEVIELDEENSSAGEALGRRGQARVKEPEPCAPASESSEEEEGQGRLESGPSPLHVLEELEQEEAPSTGKPEMPNPERSNVDEELNHEGPTGKPSPLEDGPVQGVAAPDRSDPAKSAAKAALTKDDRLLIEKIKNYYETGEAIAPQLQRRDSISFIPAGLVKDSVSRFHILVQQDSICESEAGRSESSETEARLSLSRQTSAAESETSDFRDTLEQEEEEEKGRDQDIEGAGEGGCRQVETECEYRSCTELMKVWKEKERKADRRGQEEKKAKDFQKTPGNLVIREDISEANRKKEAVEGGEEISRKARMTFPIGHCKTCPDSERRSIEECCCPREHPGPFPSPDVTGISLYEGGREGCLAENSEKIISKVQMLARMYSARIGRMKTPLQKKVWERSRGPAGRREWGETEKQPDCKVTGGLRVPREPQLYGHVIIREQLSTTYVQENQYIITAAKENAWELESSNTRAAPHHPGPVEPHTEANLDTLLQADPQKPERSPPVTPSEDPPPEVGDFELDSQSSSEAVPAIQSCPEPERRPAVVCNPTTSNNEKTVSRAPLPVSEKSPCSQIDDQSDSSSAVSVGKAGQSLWSSAKESSSDVEKKEPSRSGSLLSMEEAERALNDRSVRQETTLVQDGELFALAKLDDLCKQDPVLPAEGQTDKGRSCVAEDAESSLFRPALLRPKPILPAKSRELATSKWNPLQQKPVVYTKTADDRVQYSVQTPSLSSPFSPVSDHCTPSSVPSYVRRSLGNSTPTLWAKTDPQSPLEMLDAQNQETPSKDAKEPTSFCLTSKDPLSKKCATEEMTSGRQSSGISEDGSKDQGNASSTMSPEVSDTHSLNVKSFELKERLPKFTSQRPPYLPTKSGRRSLPLYLEGQGFSNQRLQPSSPCFKESLDHQTPADRRRSNPQHSQQNSCNFQNSPPPLRKPDCIPSSTRQEGKTSSSSSSLKLGLRTRTPSPIRKIPSPSISAALSKSVAASCISQTISQSLAKRNGRLQSSLSQDSELPQPPSMPLPPLSGSVLRFRSPSPGRKSPLGPAYPNRQSLGRSVPGLTEKADRLGSTAPHLLHPSSAASGPAPMISPPPFRSHRSVSPTVPVSLYQTSKAGSKSFDLSRNNNNNNNNNNNNNNNNNNNNSNTDSNTKTANLVQIVCSVGTVRSSSSSSCTPNRITRPFSSASEPSSRVQSPSPAGPRICSPLPIHPTQDNLKGKPPHHPSNPKPTPRSFTPLCFGSQDRSGSSTPCSTSPCTSPRVTSPPPIPPSVTQSLRRPRGNSLPFISLKDGCASPFRSSRRSWGGGGGSMMGSTDSIEQDSGLPSSGRVYGSPPSCLSPGATSPVRSVSRNNSLDGLSTQEIATLTWPADRELQTKYGTEKEDCSLEKEEPPEPELEPPSGTCRSSLVCPYMGDPQRLPVGLTDRSCTHSTGSGDPAQDNCRGGGLKTSYSTTVNLQIGGSGRIASFSIAQVSLTQTLAVVPESLSARRVNVHGYTVESSTNC; encoded by the exons ATGTCTGTCTTCTCTCAACGGGATTCCTGGACAGCAGTGAAACTGAAG CACGCAGGCAGTGAGGGAGAGCTGCACCCTGCTTTTGATCCAGTCTGCTCCTCCATCAGTACCAGCACACTGGCCTCCTCCGTCATCGAGGTAGAGACCAGGGGAcgagatgaggaggaggaggaggaagaggaagaggaacgCCCCACCCTCTCCATCACAGAGGAGATCCTGGAGTTTATCAACCAGAGCCGAGCACGGGATCTGGGGGAGGCTGGGGGCGAGGAGACAGCCCAGCTTCCAGAG GGTCATCTGCAGGTGGATCCGATGCTGGAAGAAGAATCCTCTGCTGACTTGGGGGCCACGGCACTGGGGATGAACAAAGAGGATCTGCGGCCCTCCCTGGAAGTCATCGAGCTGGATGAAGAGAACTCCTCTGCGGGAGAAGCGCTGGGGAGAAGGGGACAAGCAAGAGTGAAGGAACCAGAGCCTTGTGCCCCAGCCAGCGAGTCTTCGGAGGAAGAGGAGGGCCAGGGCAGGCTGGAGTCGGGACCCTCTCCCCTTCATGTGCTGGAAGAACTGGAGCAGGAAGAGGCACCTTCAACCGGAAAACCAGAGATGCCGAATCCGGAGCGTTCGAACGTCGATGAGGAACTGAACCACGAGGGACCGACTGGCAAACCCTCCCCCCTCGAGGATGGCCCTGTCCAGGGGGTGGCGGCTCCGGATCGCTCCGATCCAGCCAAGTCTGCAGCCAAAGCAGCTTTGACCAAAGACGACCGTCTCCTGATTGAGAAGATAAAGAACTACTACGAGACGGGCGAGGCGATCGCCCCCCAGCTCCAGAGGAGAGACAGCATCTCCTTCATCCCGGCCGGGCTGGTCAAGGACTCGGTGTCCAGGTTCCACATCCTCGTCCAGCAGGACAGCATCTGCGAGTCGGAGGCGGGGAGGTCGGAATCCAGCGAGACGGAGGCACGGCTGTCCCTCTCCCGGCAGACCTCTGCGGCAGAATCGGAGACCAGTGACTTCCGGGACACTCTGGagcaagaggaggaggaggagaaaggcAGGGATCAAGACATAGAAGGAGCAGGAGAAGGGGGCTGCCGCCAGGTGGAAACAGAATGTGAGTACCGATCGTGCACGGAGCTGATGAAAGTGTGgaaggagaaagagagaaaagcCGACAGAAGGGGCCAAGAAGAGAAGAAAGCAAAGGATTTTCAGAAGACACCCGGGAACCTAGTTATCCGGGAAGATATCTCGGAAGCAAATCGGAAAAAAGAAGCCGtagaaggaggagaagaaatCTCCAGAAAAGCCAGAATGACGTTTCCAATAGGCCATTGTAAAACCTGCCCGGATTCCGAGAGACGCTCGATCGAGGAATGCTGCTGTCCCCGAGAGCATCCCGGCCCATTCCCATCTCCGGATGTGACCGGGATCAGTCTGTacgagggagggagagagggctGCCTGGCGGAGAACTCGGAGAAGATTATCAGCAAAGTACAGATGCTGGCCCGCATGTACAGCGCCAGGATCGGCCGCATGAAGACTCCTCTGCAAAAGAAGGTGTGGGAGAGGAGCAGGGGGCCGGCAGGGAGGAGGGAatggggagagacagagaagcaGCCAGACTGCAAGGTGACAG GGGGTCTCAGGGTCCCGAGAGAACCGCAGCTGTACGGACACGTGATCATCCGGGAGCAGCTTTCCACGACCTACGTGCAAGAGAACCAGTACATCATCACCGCAGCAAAGGAGAACGCCTGGGAGCTCGAGAGCAGCAACACCAGAGCAGCACCCCATCACCCGGGACCAGTGGAACCTCATACAGAGGCCAACCTGGACACCCTCCTCCAGGCAGACCCTCAGAAACCTGAACGGTCACCTCCGGTCACCCCCAGCGAAGATCCCCCTCCGGAAGTTGGTGACTTCGAATTGGATTCCCAGAGCTCCTCAGAAGCAGTCCCTGCCATCCAAAGCTGCCCTGAACCTGAGAGACGCCCTGCAGTCGTGTGCAATCCAACAACATCCAACAACGAAAAGACTGTTTCCAGAGCCCCGCTGCCCGTGTCGGAGAAATCGCCTTGTTCCCAAATCGACGATCAATCGGATTCCAGTTCTGCTGTGTCCGTAGGGAAAGCAGGACAGTCGCTGTGGTCCTCAGCAAAAGAATCATCGTCGGATGTTGAAAAAAAGGAGCCATCACGTTCTGGTTCGTTGCTTTCCATGGAGGAAGCTGAACGGGCTTTGAATGACAGATCAGTGCGACAAGAGACGACACTCGTTCAGGACGGAGAACTTTTTGCCCTGGCCAAATTGGATGACTTGTGTAAACAGGATCCAGTTTTACCAGCTGAGGGTCAAACAGATAAAGGCCGTTCTTGTGTTGCTGAAGATGCGGAGAGTTCTTTATTCCGGCCAGCACTGCTAAGACCAAAGCCTATCTTGCCTGCAAAAAGCAGGGAGCTTGCCACGTCCAAATGGAATCCTTTGCAACAGAAGCCGGTAGTCTATACTAAAACAGCAGACGATCGGGTGCAATATTCTGTACAGACGCCCTCCCTGTCCAGCCCCTTTTCGCCTGTTTCGGATCACTGTACCCCTTCCTCAGTGCCATCCTACGTTAGACGATCCTTAGGGAACTCTACCCCAACTTTGTGGGCAAAAACTGATCCACAGTCTCCTTTGGAAATGCTCGATGCCCAAAACCAGGAGACACCATCAAAAGATGCTAAAGAACCAACCAGCTTCTGCTTGACATCCAAAGATCCTTTGTCCAAAAAGTGTGCCACCGAAGAGATGACTTCAGGCAGGCAGAGTAGTGGTATTTCGGAAGACGGCTCTAAAGACCAGGGGAATGCTTCTTCAACAATGTCTCCCGAAGTATCAGATACACACTCTCTGAATGTAAAGTCCTTTGAGCTGAAGGAACGCCTGCCAAAGTTCACCAGCCAAAGACCTCCTTACCTGCCGACCAAGAGTGGGAGAAGAAGCTTGCCACTCTACTTGGAAGGACAAGGATTTTCCAACCAAAG GTTGCAGCCCTCCTCTCCCTGTTTTAAGGAGTCCCTGGATCACCAAACACCAGCGGACAGGAGGCGATCAAACCCCCAGCATTCCCAACAGAATTCTTGCAACTTCCAAAATTCCCCGCCTCCTCTGAGAAAACCGGACTGCATCCCATCCTCGACCAGACAGGAAGGGaagacctcctcctcctcctcctctctcaaaCTCGGCCTGAGAACTCGGACTCCCTCTCCCATCCGCAAAATCCCGTCTCCTTCCATCTCCGCCGCTCTCTCCAAATCCGTCGCTGCTTCCTGCATCAGCCAGACCATCAGCCAGAGCCTGGCCAAAAGGAACGGGCGCCTCCAGTCTTCCCTCTCGCAGGACTCCGAGCTGCCCCAGCCACCCAGCATGCCCTTGCCTCCGCTCTCCGGGTCCGTCCTGAGGTTCCGATCCCCGTCTCCCGGACGGAAATCCCCTTTGGGTCCGGCTTATCCGAACAGGCAGTCCCTGGGCCGTTCTGTTCCCGGTTTGACTGAGAAAGCCGACCGACTCGGCTCCACCGCGCCACACCTTCTCCACCCTTCCAGCGCTGCTTCAGGCCCCGCCCCCATGATCTCCCCACCCCCCTTCCGTAGCCACAGATCCGTGTCCCCTACTGTGCCAGTTAGCCTCTACCAGACTTCCAAGGCTGGATCTAAAAGCTTTGACCTCTCAcgcaataacaataacaataataataataataataataataataataataataataataataatagcaatactgACAGCAATACTAAAACAGCCAACTTGGTTCAGATAGTGTGTTCTGTGGGTACTGTCagatcttcctcttcctcttcctgtaCTCCTAACCGCATCACCAGGCCCTTCTCTTCTGCATCGGAGCCAAGTTCAAGGGTCCAGTCTCCTTCTCCTGCAGGGCCTCGAATCTGCTCACCGCTGCCCATCCACCCAACCCAAGACAACTTGAAAGGCAAGCCGCCCCACCATCCTTCGAACCCCAAACCGACCCCCCGCTCCTTCACCCCTCTGTGCTTCGGCTCTCAGGACCGCTCAGGGTCGTCCACCCCCTGCTCCACGTCTCCTTGCACCAGCCCTCGAGTCACATCCCCGCCCCCCATCCCTCCTAGCGTTACCCAGTCCCTGCGCAGACCCAGGGGGAACAGCCTGCCCTTTATTAGCCTCAAAGATGGATGTGCCAGCCCCTTTCGTAGCAGTCGGAGGTcctggggaggaggtggtggaaGTATGATGGGCAGCACGGACAGTATTGAGCAGGATTCGGGGCTGCCGTCCTCGGGGAGGGTGTACGGCAGCCCCCCTTCTTGTCTGAGTCCCGGCGCTACGTCTCCGGTGAGGTCTGTCAGTCGCAACAACAGCCTTGACGGTCTCAGCACTCAGGAGA